Proteins from one bacterium genomic window:
- a CDS encoding ABC transporter permease subunit translates to MIGAAWSWLRSYRTRDRAADADAARETRRWIYAVYAKETLEVIRDRRTLFVMVVLPALFMPLATLGIPYLAERQQHQIQTVIPKVAVVGQAPALIHLAYTSKLVAPVRAKDPTAALRQRQVLAVVEIPKGFETIVARNGQAHVGILYDATDTESAAARAKVVDLLSRYSQGVVAARLAARHLNPRDLLPVVLDQRNVATQRQESGQLLASLLPFLVAMWAVVGGMSVAVDLAAGEKERGTLESLLVAPPSREAIVIGKFLSVLTASMGGVVVVLVTMMVSLRWGYPYLLHTTKKIDVNLPVGTAIVMLGVALLFSALVSAVQLAISIYARSPREAQQYITPLYFVTVLPGLAVQFVSDWARTVWAYLTPVLNAFFAFQELLLGTVNWGHLFLAAISCAFYAALALEIAIGLMSRESVIFRV, encoded by the coding sequence ATGATCGGCGCGGCATGGTCGTGGCTGCGATCCTACCGGACGCGCGATCGAGCCGCCGACGCCGACGCCGCCCGCGAGACGCGCCGCTGGATCTACGCGGTGTACGCGAAGGAGACGCTCGAGGTGATCCGCGACCGGCGGACGCTGTTCGTGATGGTGGTGCTGCCGGCGCTGTTCATGCCGCTCGCCACCCTGGGCATTCCCTACCTCGCGGAGCGCCAGCAGCATCAGATCCAGACCGTGATTCCCAAGGTGGCGGTCGTCGGGCAGGCGCCCGCGCTGATTCACCTCGCGTACACGTCGAAGTTGGTCGCGCCGGTGCGCGCCAAGGATCCCACGGCGGCGCTGCGGCAGCGCCAGGTGCTCGCGGTCGTCGAGATTCCCAAGGGCTTCGAGACGATCGTCGCGAGGAACGGCCAGGCGCACGTCGGGATCCTCTACGACGCGACCGACACGGAGAGCGCTGCGGCGCGGGCGAAGGTCGTCGACCTGCTTTCCCGGTACAGCCAGGGGGTCGTCGCCGCGCGTCTCGCCGCGCGCCACCTGAACCCGCGGGACCTGCTGCCGGTCGTGCTCGATCAACGCAACGTGGCTACTCAGCGTCAGGAGTCGGGGCAGTTGCTCGCGAGCCTGCTGCCGTTTCTCGTCGCGATGTGGGCCGTGGTCGGGGGCATGTCCGTGGCGGTGGACCTCGCGGCGGGCGAGAAGGAGCGGGGCACGCTTGAGTCGCTCTTAGTCGCGCCGCCCAGCCGCGAGGCGATCGTGATCGGCAAGTTCCTGTCGGTTCTCACCGCATCGATGGGCGGAGTCGTCGTGGTCCTGGTCACGATGATGGTCAGCCTCCGCTGGGGCTACCCATACCTCCTGCATACGACGAAGAAGATCGACGTCAACCTTCCCGTGGGGACGGCGATCGTGATGCTCGGCGTCGCGCTGCTGTTCTCGGCGTTGGTCAGCGCGGTGCAGCTCGCGATCAGCATCTACGCCCGGTCGCCGCGCGAGGCTCAACAGTACATCACGCCGCTGTACTTTGTCACGGTGCTCCCGGGGCTCGCCGTGCAGTTCGTCAGCGACTGGGCGCGTACCGTCTGGGCCTACCTGACCCCGGTGCTCAACGCGTTCTTCGCGTTTCAGGAACTGCTGCTCGGCACCGTCAACTGGGGTCACCTGTTCCTCGCGGCGATCTCGTGCGCGTTTTACGCCGCGCTGGCGCTCGAGATCGCGATCGGGCTGATGAGCCGGGAGAGCGTCATCTTTCGGGTGTAG